The Ruegeria sp. YS9 genome contains a region encoding:
- a CDS encoding helix-turn-helix domain-containing protein: MEDSSVLSTEKPPLDHLVGSAVKTHRALAGLTLAELSQRSGVSTAMISKIERGQVSASLATLEALAGGIGVPLINFFAGTVERTDVSFVAAGEGVTVQRLGTGFGHSYKLIGRAEAKHVSFESFSVTLEGPLDERPLYQHQGVEFIHVTAGEMVYGCGEAAYHMRPGDSLSFDSNATHGPLELKTDTVTFVTVVAKAVSGDN, encoded by the coding sequence ATGGAAGATTCATCTGTGCTTTCCACCGAAAAACCGCCGCTGGATCACCTGGTCGGGTCCGCGGTGAAAACGCATCGCGCGCTGGCCGGGTTGACACTAGCCGAACTGTCTCAGCGGTCCGGCGTATCCACGGCGATGATTTCCAAGATCGAGCGCGGTCAGGTGTCTGCTTCACTGGCGACGCTGGAGGCCCTGGCCGGCGGAATCGGCGTTCCGCTGATCAACTTTTTCGCGGGTACGGTCGAACGCACGGATGTGTCATTTGTGGCCGCAGGCGAAGGTGTAACCGTGCAACGGTTGGGCACCGGTTTCGGGCACAGTTACAAGCTGATCGGTCGGGCGGAAGCGAAACATGTCAGTTTCGAGAGTTTCAGCGTTACTTTGGAAGGTCCCTTGGACGAACGCCCGCTTTACCAACATCAGGGTGTCGAATTCATCCACGTCACCGCCGGCGAGATGGTCTATGGCTGCGGTGAAGCCGCGTATCACATGCGGCCGGGAGACAGTCTGAGTTTTGATTCAAACGCCACTCATGGGCCGTTGGAGTTGAAAACTGACACGGTCACCTTTGTCACTGTGGTTGCCAAAGCCGTTTCGGGCGACAATTGA
- a CDS encoding transporter substrate-binding domain-containing protein — MNTFWKAAAAAALGLVLSGAAQAQSALNEVLDSGVLKVGTTGDWNPMSLRDPATNSYKGYDIDIMNELAADLGVEVEYVPTDWKTLVNGVVAGKYHLTGSASISPPRMKVAGFSDSYISVELFPYTTKDKADKFDGYDSINQPGVKVATTLGTTFEKRVREWFPNADIKVVEAPARGFQEVIAGRADVFITSNIEGSTLEAKFPVVRVKNAGPRSPSPIAMILPQADQVWINYVNNWIEVKKAQGFFEENRKKWGL, encoded by the coding sequence ATGAACACTTTTTGGAAAGCTGCGGCAGCCGCTGCGCTTGGGCTTGTATTGTCAGGCGCAGCGCAGGCGCAATCTGCACTGAACGAGGTGCTGGATTCCGGCGTGCTCAAGGTTGGCACCACGGGCGATTGGAATCCCATGTCGCTCCGCGACCCAGCGACCAACAGCTACAAAGGGTATGATATCGACATCATGAACGAGCTGGCCGCCGATCTGGGGGTCGAGGTCGAATATGTCCCCACCGACTGGAAAACACTGGTCAACGGTGTGGTGGCAGGCAAGTATCACCTGACCGGATCGGCATCGATTTCACCGCCGCGCATGAAGGTCGCGGGCTTTTCCGACAGCTATATTTCGGTGGAGCTCTTCCCCTATACCACCAAAGACAAGGCCGACAAATTCGACGGTTATGACTCGATCAACCAGCCCGGAGTAAAAGTCGCGACCACCCTGGGCACAACGTTCGAAAAACGCGTCCGCGAATGGTTCCCGAACGCAGATATCAAGGTGGTCGAGGCCCCGGCCCGCGGTTTTCAGGAAGTAATCGCAGGACGCGCGGATGTCTTCATCACGTCGAACATCGAAGGCTCGACCCTCGAGGCGAAGTTTCCGGTGGTACGCGTAAAGAACGCAGGCCCGCGCTCGCCGTCACCCATCGCGATGATCCTGCCACAGGCCGATCAGGTGTGGATCAACTACGTGAACAACTGGATCGAAGTCAAAAAGGCGCAAGGGTTCTTCGAGGAAAACCGCAAGAAATGGGGTCTCTGA